In a single window of the Terriglobus roseus genome:
- the folK gene encoding 2-amino-4-hydroxy-6-hydroxymethyldihydropteridine diphosphokinase, protein MPLAAIALGSNLGDREATLASAIRALSEHGEVIAVSTTFDTDPVGYADQPRFLNAAVLLKTSLAPPDLLRTLLWIEHVHGRDRSHGIDKGPRTLDLDLLLYDEVVMTTPELTLPHPQMHARRFVLEPLAQIAPTMIHPLLGRTVAQLLAQTNLAV, encoded by the coding sequence GTGCCACTCGCAGCCATAGCGCTTGGATCGAACCTGGGAGACCGCGAGGCCACGTTGGCCTCTGCGATTCGCGCTCTCTCGGAACACGGCGAAGTTATTGCGGTGTCGACAACCTTCGACACGGACCCCGTCGGCTATGCGGATCAACCGCGCTTCCTGAATGCAGCGGTACTGCTCAAGACGTCACTTGCCCCTCCCGATCTGCTGCGCACCCTCCTGTGGATTGAGCACGTGCACGGGCGGGATCGCTCGCATGGCATCGACAAGGGGCCGCGCACACTGGACCTGGATCTGCTGCTTTACGACGAGGTCGTCATGACCACGCCTGAACTGACACTGCCGCATCCGCAGATGCACGCGCGCCGCTTCGTCCTCGAGCCATTGGCTCAGATCGCCCCAACTATGATCCATCCCCTGCTCGGTCGCACCGTTGCACAGCTCCTTGCGCAAACAAACCTCGCCGTATAA
- a CDS encoding ArsR/SmtB family transcription factor translates to MQAISRALADPRRVEVLRMIAGADSTSCMDLRTSMTMNPATLSHHMKQLETAGLIETRRDGKLVRATLRRKTWKSYLAHLKSFAA, encoded by the coding sequence ATGCAGGCCATCAGCCGCGCACTGGCCGATCCGCGCCGCGTGGAAGTGCTGCGCATGATTGCAGGCGCAGACAGCACCTCTTGCATGGACCTTCGAACGTCGATGACGATGAACCCGGCAACGCTGTCTCACCATATGAAACAACTGGAGACGGCGGGCCTCATCGAGACGCGTCGCGATGGCAAACTGGTCCGCGCAACCCTGCGCCGCAAGACCTGGAAGAGTTACTTGGCGCACCTGAAGTCTTTCGCAGCCTAG
- a CDS encoding M20 family metallopeptidase — MSSHVTDIRKMVGTNAPLWQDRLRELVSLESPTEDAAAVNRAMDLAAAWASAMGARIVRHPQTGYGDVVELWFDGSPAKPLMLLGHLDTVWSVGTLPGMPWRQAPDAEGRVRLWGPGVLDMKAGVVMALAAIETVQATRGLPRPVVLLLNPDEETGSEVSRAHTERIARDCESVFVMEPAQGLPGSSDNAAYKTARKGVGAYRLDVTGVAAHSGVDFERGHSAVLELARLLAKVSAFTDLPSGLTVNPGVIGGGTRSNVVAANAWAEVDVRIARASDAERVERLFQSLTVDDPACSLRVTGGINRPPMERGEGTVRLFQQAQTLAAELGFSLDEASTGGGSDGNFTAGLGIPTLDGMGAVGEGAHAAHESLLLDELIPRTVLLAAMIAKS; from the coding sequence ATGTCGAGCCATGTGACAGACATCCGGAAGATGGTGGGAACCAATGCCCCACTTTGGCAGGATCGCCTGCGCGAACTGGTTTCCCTTGAATCTCCTACCGAAGACGCCGCAGCAGTGAATCGCGCAATGGACCTGGCTGCCGCGTGGGCCTCTGCCATGGGTGCCCGGATCGTGCGGCATCCCCAGACTGGCTATGGGGATGTGGTGGAGCTCTGGTTCGACGGGTCGCCCGCTAAACCGTTGATGTTGCTGGGCCATTTGGATACTGTCTGGTCAGTCGGAACACTGCCCGGCATGCCGTGGCGCCAAGCGCCGGACGCCGAAGGCCGCGTGCGACTGTGGGGACCAGGTGTTCTGGACATGAAAGCCGGGGTTGTCATGGCACTGGCTGCCATCGAGACGGTGCAGGCGACCCGAGGCCTTCCGCGACCGGTCGTCCTGCTGCTGAATCCGGATGAAGAAACTGGTTCTGAAGTCTCTCGCGCACATACCGAGCGGATCGCACGGGATTGCGAATCGGTGTTCGTCATGGAGCCTGCGCAGGGCCTGCCAGGATCGTCCGACAACGCTGCATACAAGACGGCGCGCAAGGGCGTGGGAGCGTACCGGCTCGACGTGACGGGCGTCGCCGCACACTCCGGCGTGGACTTCGAGCGAGGACACTCTGCCGTGCTGGAACTGGCGCGACTGCTGGCCAAGGTGTCTGCGTTCACCGATCTGCCAAGCGGGTTAACCGTCAATCCCGGTGTCATCGGGGGTGGAACGCGGTCCAACGTGGTGGCGGCCAATGCGTGGGCCGAAGTGGATGTCCGCATCGCGCGCGCCAGCGATGCCGAACGCGTGGAGCGGCTCTTCCAGTCGCTGACTGTCGACGATCCCGCCTGCTCGTTGCGTGTGACCGGCGGCATCAACCGGCCACCGATGGAGCGTGGCGAAGGAACGGTGCGACTGTTCCAACAGGCCCAAACGCTTGCAGCCGAGCTTGGGTTTTCTCTTGACGAGGCGTCGACGGGCGGCGGTTCCGACGGAAACTTCACAGCGGGACTCGGCATTCCGACGCTGGATGGAATGGGCGCCGTGGGTGAGGGCGCACACGCCGCGCATGAAAGCCTTCTGCTGGACGAGTTGATCCCGCGGACGGTATTGCTTGCGGCGATGATCGCCAAGTCTTAG
- the lpxC gene encoding UDP-3-O-acyl-N-acetylglucosamine deacetylase: MAEAVSFAGVGLHSGAPVTMRLVPAPAGSGIVFRRTDLDNFEIPANGRNVAKVSYATSLMRQGVLISTTEHLLSALIGYGVDNVIVEIDNLEVPILDGSSLPYVEAFEAAGIKRQRRRREYLRILKAVEVTEASKDGMKFIGVYPGKGYGIDYRIDFPAPIGSSRFLGDLETGAYADLIAPARTFGFREDEPMLRNMGLIRGADDTCAIIIGGKKVQNGPLRFPDEFVRHKVLDLIGDLALAGRRIQGRVVAERAGHAMHTALVSKLLKDRSAWELAPEFDEETEAVPSMHGLGLAPLHA, translated from the coding sequence TTGGCAGAGGCTGTGAGCTTTGCCGGCGTCGGCCTGCATTCGGGTGCGCCTGTGACCATGCGTCTGGTGCCCGCACCCGCTGGGTCCGGCATCGTCTTCCGTCGCACCGACCTCGACAACTTTGAGATTCCGGCCAACGGTCGCAACGTCGCAAAGGTCTCCTACGCCACGTCACTGATGCGCCAGGGTGTCCTCATCTCCACGACGGAACACCTGCTCAGCGCGCTGATCGGTTATGGCGTGGACAACGTCATCGTCGAGATCGACAACCTTGAAGTCCCCATCCTTGACGGCTCATCCCTGCCCTATGTTGAGGCGTTTGAGGCTGCGGGAATCAAGCGTCAGCGCCGCCGCCGCGAATATCTCCGCATCCTGAAAGCTGTGGAAGTCACCGAGGCGTCGAAGGACGGCATGAAGTTTATCGGTGTCTACCCCGGCAAGGGGTATGGCATCGACTACCGGATCGATTTCCCTGCGCCCATCGGCTCCTCGCGCTTCCTGGGCGATCTGGAGACAGGCGCCTACGCAGACCTGATCGCACCCGCGCGCACCTTCGGTTTCCGCGAAGACGAACCCATGCTGCGCAACATGGGCCTGATCCGTGGCGCAGATGATACCTGCGCCATCATCATCGGGGGCAAGAAGGTCCAGAACGGCCCGCTACGCTTCCCGGATGAGTTTGTGCGGCACAAGGTGCTGGATCTTATCGGCGATCTTGCGCTCGCCGGCCGACGCATTCAGGGCCGCGTCGTCGCCGAGCGAGCCGGTCATGCCATGCATACGGCTTTGGTGAGCAAGCTTCTGAAAGACCGCTCCGCGTGGGAGCTGGCGCCGGAGTTCGACGAGGAGACGGAAGCAGTCCCGTCCATGCACGGCCTCGGCCTCGCACCTCTGCACGCGTAG